A single uncultured Methanolobus sp. DNA region contains:
- a CDS encoding orotate phosphoribosyltransferase-like protein, translating to MKNIDKLIQKALELQANGLVTRQIADELNVSRETVTWLLTRAKKEEVSSAPKDISVNWSSIGKSAFRMRHVGIAMCDMVLDTVEATGNEIDLVVGIGLSGVPLASLMAEELNTELSVYHAYNEQGDDSRLSGAFSRNFAGIKGKKCIIVDDVITTGNTMTDVVTHLRSSGAKPVAIAVLVDKSGSESLSEVPVHSLVRITRVD from the coding sequence ATGAAGAATATTGACAAATTGATACAGAAAGCCCTTGAATTGCAGGCAAATGGTCTTGTTACAAGGCAAATTGCAGATGAGCTCAACGTTTCCCGGGAAACCGTCACATGGCTTCTGACCCGCGCAAAGAAGGAAGAAGTATCCTCCGCACCAAAAGACATATCGGTCAACTGGAGCAGCATAGGAAAGAGCGCATTCAGGATGCGTCATGTAGGAATTGCCATGTGTGACATGGTCCTTGACACTGTAGAAGCAACAGGCAATGAAATTGATCTTGTGGTAGGAATTGGCCTTAGTGGTGTACCTCTTGCAAGTCTTATGGCAGAAGAGCTCAACACGGAACTTTCAGTTTACCACGCTTACAACGAGCAGGGCGATGATTCCAGACTAAGCGGTGCTTTCAGCAGAAACTTTGCAGGTATCAAGGGAAAGAAATGCATCATAGTGGACGATGTCATTACAACCGGTAACACCATGACCGATGTCGTAACCCACCTGCGCAGCTCCGGTGCAAAACCAGTGGCAATTGCCGTGCTTGTGGACAAGAGCGGTTCTGAATCCCTCTCTGAAGTGCCTGTTCACTCACTTGTACGCATCACACGTGTAGACTGA